The window GATCGTCACCCAGGGCGAGGGCAACATTCAGCTGTATTCCCAAGGCAGCATCCTGCTTGGGCAGAGCCGGGTCATGACCACGTTCGGCGGCGGCATTCTCGGCTGGTCGGCCGAAGGCGACATCAACGCCGGCCGGGGTTCGAAAACCACCGTGGTGTTCACGCCGCCCAAACGTATCTACGACACCTGGGGCAACGTGACACTGTCGCCGACCGTGCCGAGCACCGGTGCCGGTATCGCCACGCTCAACCCGATTGCCGAAGTGCCGCCGGGCGACATCGACCTGATCGCACCGCTGGGCACCATCGATGCGGGCGAGGCGGGGATTCGGGTGTCGGGCAACATCAACATCATCGCTTTGCGGGTAGTCAACGCGGCGAACATCCAGGTGCAGGGCAAGTCGTCGGGCATCCCGGTGACGGCCTCGGTGAACACCGGCGCAATCACGTCGGCCAGCTCCGCGGCAACATCCGCCACGCAAGCGGCCGAGGACATGTCGCGTCAACAGCAGGCGGCGGCACGCAAAAACCTGCCGTCGATTGTGACCGTACAGGTGCTGAGCCTGGGTACCGAGCCGCTGACACCGAGCAGTGACGGCGCCAGCAGTGTGCCGACGCCGTCGTACAACCCCAACAGCCCGGTGCAAGTGCTGGGCGCCGGTGTGCTGGACGAGCGCGCGCGGGGGCAGTTGACGGAGGAGGAGCGGGGCAATCTGACGTTGTAGCGCGCCATCCAGCAGGATCAGAGGCGACCTTCGGGTCGCCTTTTTTATGCCTCCAATTTCACACGTCTTTCCTGTGGGAGCGGGCTTGCTCGCGAAGAGGCCATCAGCTTCAACATCAATGTCTACTCACACACCGCTTTCGCGAGCGAGCCCGCTCCCACAGGTTTTTTTGTAGTGATCCCAAATCTTTGAAATGAAGCTTTCATGACAAAAGTTCGGTAGCACATCGCCCGTCCGGTCATGCCTATGTGACGTGCTTGAGGCGGCCGAGAGGCCACTTTTCCAGCCGATGGCGGGACGCCGGGAGCAGGGCAATCAAGCCAGCCTGCCGCAGTGCAGACGGTTACCGGTATTTCGAATTCAGGGGGTGATGTGGATCATTTTTTCAAGTCACGGCTGGCGCTGTGGGGCTGGCTGCTGGTGACGGCGGGCGTGCAGCCGGCGTGGGCGGAGCAGAGCGCTGAACTGCTGGAACCCAAACCGGTGGACGTCAACGAATACTTCGTGCGTGGCAACACCGTGCTCGATGCCCGGACGATCGAGGAAGCGGTGTATCCGTTCCTTGGTCCGCAGAAATATCTGGCCGACATCGAAGGCGCCCGCGATGCGTTGCAGAAGGCTTACCAAGCCAAAGGATATCAATCGGTATTCGTCGAGTTGCCGGAGCAGAAAGTCGAGGACGGCATCGTCTATCTGCAAGTCAGCGAAACCAGGATCGGTCGGGTGCGTGTGGTCGGCGCCAAGCACTATTCGCCAGTGGAAATTCGCGACGACGTACCGGCGCTGAAAGAAGGCCAGGTGCCGGACTTCGCCCAGGTGCAGACAGAACTTGCGCAGCTCAACAAGAACCCTGGGCGCCAGGTGATGCCGCTGGTACGCGAAGGCCAGCGCCCCGGAACCATGGATGTCGACCTGGAAGTTGAGGACCAGGACCCATGGCAGGCCAGTCTCGGTTTGAACAACGACTACAGCGCCGACACCGAAAAACTGCGCAGCGTTGCGAGCCTTGGCTACAACAACCTGTGGCAGTTGGGGCACAGTGTATCGCTGACGTTCTTTACCGCCCCTGAAGATACCTCCAACGCCAAGGTCTGGTCGGGCTCCTACTCCGCGCCGCTCAGCGAGCGCTGGAGCGTGCAGTTTGCCGGTTACCAGTCCGACAGCAACGTCGCGACCATCGGCGGCAGCAACGTGTTGGGCAAGGGCCATTCCTACGGCGTGTCGGCGATCTACACGCTGCCGTCCAGTGGCAACTGGTCCAATTCGCTGTCGGCCGGCATCGATTTCAAAGACTTCGACGAGCAACTGGACTTCGCCGGCGACAGCGACAAGGTGCCGCTCAAGTACGCGCCGTTCACTTTCGCCTACAACGGCTTTCGCTACACCGAAAGTTCGCAGCTGGGCCTTGGCCTGAGTCTGGTGGCCGGTACTCGCAGCTTCCTGGGTTACGGCAGTTCCGACGAAGACTTCGACTACAAACGCTATCGCGCCAGCCCGAGTTTCGCCGTGCTCAAGGGCGATACCAATTACACCTACACCTTCGGCAACGACTGGCAGACCGCGAGCAAGGCTGCGTTCCAACTCGCCTCTGGGCCGCTGGTATCCAACGAGCAATTTTCCGCCGGTGGCGCCACGTCGGTACGCGGTTATCTCGCGGCCGAGCGCACTGGTGACGACGGCTACCTGCTGAGCCAGGAACTGCGCACGCCATCGCTCGCCAAGTACCTCGGCACCTATGTCCAGGAGTGGCGCTTCTACGCCTTCGCCGAAGGCGCCCAGTTGTACCTGCGCGACGAACTTCCCGATCAAGACGCCGATTACGCCTTGGCCAGTGTTGGCCTGGGCACCCGCGCGAGCTTGAGCAAATGGCTGTCCGGCAGCCTCGATTGGGGCTACCCGCTGCTCGAAGGGCCGAATACCTCGAAACAGGAATCGCGCCTGCATTTCAACCTGCAAGCGACATTCTGAACCTACGGAGACATTTTCATGCAGCGCATATTTCTGGCTTTCCTGATGTGCCTGAGCTTCGTGCTCCCGGCCACCGCCCAAGCGTGGTGGCAGGACGATTGGCATTACCGCAAACAGGTTTCGGTGGACACCACGCCCCAAGGCGCGGCGATCAACGAAGCGCTGGGCCGCACTGCGTTGCTGGTGCGCCTGCACACTGGCAACTTCACCTTCGACGGCGTCAAGGAGGACGGCTCCGACCTGCGCTTCGTCGCCGCCGATGACAAGACCGTGCTCAACCATCAGATCGAAAGCTTCGATGCGCTGATGGGTATGGCGCTGGTGTGGGTCGATGTACCGAAAGTGGAGGGCGGTCAGCGTCAAGACATCTGGATGTACTACGGCAACCCGAAAGCTCCAGCCACCGGCAACGGCCAACTGACGTTCGATCCGAACTACACCGCGCTCTACCATTTCGACGGCGCCACCGGCACCCCGGCCAAAGACACCACCGCCTATGGCAACACCGCGCAAAGCGCCACGGGCGCGAGCATCGACGGCGTGATCGGTCGTGCCTTGCAGTTCAGCGGCCAGCCGCTGTTGTTGCCGGCCAGTCCATCATTGCAGCACAACGCAGGCAGCGCGTTCACCTTCAGCGCCTGGTTGAAACTGGAACAGGCCAATGGCGAGCAACTGATTCTGGCCCGTCGTGAGGGCGAACAAAGCCTGCTGGTTGGTTTGAACCAGGGCATGCCGTTCGTGGAAATCGACGGTCAGCGTGCGATGTCGACCCTGCCATTGAACCCCGGTCAATGGCAGCACCTGGCGCTGACTGCTGAAGGCAGCAAAGTCTCGCTGTACATCAACGGCCGCGAAACCGCGAGCCTGGCGCTGGCAATGCCGGCGTTCAATTCGGTCATGGCGATTGGCGCTGATTTGTCCGCCAGCGCTTACCTGCCGTTTGCGGGTGCGATTGACGAGCTGCGTCTGTCGAAGGTCGCCCGTCCCGCCGCGCAGTTGCTGGCCGATGCCAATTCCCAGGGCGCTGAATCGAAACTGGTGGCTTACGGTGTCGATGAAGAGCAATCGGGTTACGGTTTCGGCAGTCTCGGTTTCCTGCTCAACGCCGTGCCGATGGACGCCTGGGTGATCATCGCGGTACTGGTGCTGATGATGTTCCAGTCGTGGATCATCATGGTTCGCAAGAACCGCATGGTCAGCCGTGTCACGGCGGCCAACGAAGCGTTCCGCGAGCAATTCGCCAAGGTCGGCACACGCCTGGAAATGTTCGCCGACGACCAGGACCTCGCCCAGCGTTTGCGGGACTCTTCGCTGTGGCGCCTGTATCAGGTGGCGGTCAAGGAAATCCGTACCCGCCGTGAGCAGGGCGCTGATACGTCTTCCGTCTCGGCGGCCACCATCGAAGCGATCCGCTGCTCCATGGACGGCGTGCGCACTCGGGAAAACCAGGCGCTCAGCTCGAAACTCTCGACCCTGTCCAACGCCATCGCCGGCGGCCCTTACATCGGCCTGCTCGGCACGGTGCTGGGGATCATGGTGGTGTTCCTCGGCACGGCCATGGCCGGCGACGTCAACATCAACGCCATCGCACCGGGTATGGCCGCCGCGTTGCTGGCCACCGCCATGGGCCTGTTCGTCGCGATCCCGGCACTGTTTGGCTACAACCGCCTGATCACCCGCAACAAGGAAGTCAGTGCCGACATGCGCGTATTCGTCGACGAGTTCATCACTCGCCTGGCGGAGATGCACGGCGAGAGCCAGTTCAGTGAATCGGCCCATCGCCGTGGCAATCACACCATCGCCCAACACACCAATGCCCAAGCACCGGCCTGAGGAGCACAGACATGGCTTCCGTAAATGCCTCTCACGACGATGACGATGACGCAGCGGTGGACAGCATCAACATCACGCCACTGGTGGACGTGCTGATGGTGGTGCTGGTGATGTTCATCCTCACCGCCACCGCGCAGGTCTCGGGTATCCAGATCAACCTGCCCAAGGCCAGTGCCTCGGCGTCGTTGTCCGAAGCCAAGACCAAGGCGATTTCGGTCAACGACGGCGGCCAGGTGTTCCTCGATGCCTATCCGGTGACGTTGGCCGAACTCGAAGACCGACTGCGTATCGAGAAAGCCCAGAACCCGGACTTCCCGGTGATCGTGCGCGGCGACGCCACGGTGCAGTACCAGAAAGTCATCGAGGTGCTGGACCTGCTGCGCCGTCTGGAATTGTCACAAGTCGGTCTGGTGACCGGCAAACCGACACAGGGCTGACCATGACTGCTCAACTTCCCATCAGCCCGTCGCCCGTCAAGAAGTCACCCGTGCGCTTCGTGAAGTGGGGCGCCGGGTTGCTGATCGCCAGCGTGGCCGCGTGGTTCCTGTGGCAATGGGCCAACGACATGAGCGGTATTCGCCGTGAAGCGCCGAAGGTGCCGACCATCATTCCGTTGCCACCACCACCGCCTCCACCACCGGAAAAACCGCCGGAGCCGGAGCCTCCTGTGGAAGAGAAAGTCGTCGAGCCGGAACCGACCCCCGAACCAGAAGAGATTCAGCCGGAGGAAGAGGCGCCGCCATCGCCGGCCGACGACTTGGCGAAACCGATGGACATGGACGCCAACGCGCAGACCGCCGTAGGCGGCATTCCGGTTGGCAAGGGCGGCGGCATGGCCGGTTCCGGCGGCGGACGCCTGGGCAACGGTACCTTTAGCCAGTTCATGGCCGTCAGCTTCCAGCGCTTGTTGCGCGACAACCCGGACCTGCGCAACCAGGCCTACAAGGCGCAGGTCGACGTGTGGTTGAGCAGTTCGGGCGAGATTTCGCGGGTCGAGTTGGCCCAGTCCAGCGGCAACGCCGAGGTCGACGCGCAAATACTCGCGGCCCTTCGTAGCGCGCCGCGCATGAACCAGCGGCCACCGGCTTCTTTCACTGTGCCCATGCGCGTGGCCCTGCAAGGGCGGCGTCCGGGTTAACCCAATTATCAAAGTTTTGCCATAAGGAGTTGTGTGCAGATGATTTCCAATGTGAATCGATTGTCCCTGGCGGTCGGCATGGTCATTGCGACCCTGGTCGGTCAGGCCGTGGCAGCGCCTGCGCCCTCGGAGAACGCCACGATCAATCTGATCCGCTTGCTGGTGGAGCAAGGCGTGTTGAAACAGGACAAGGCCGACAAGCTGATTGCCCAGGCCCAGAGTGAAGCGGATCAGGCCCGCAAAGCCGCTTCCGCACCGACCGCCGTTGCCGCCACCGGCCCGACCGCCGCACCGGGCGATGTGCGTGTGCAGTACGTGCCGGCCGCCGTGCGCGACCAGATCCGCGATCAGGTCAAGGCCGAAGTCATGGCCACCGCCAAGCAGGAAAACTGGGCACAGCCCAACACGTTTCCGGACTGGGTGTCGCGGGTCAGTTTCGATGGCGATATTCGCCTTCGGGACGAATCGCGCTACTACTCGGGGACAAACAGCAACGAAATCGTCGACTTCGCCAAGCTCAACAACAACGGCCCGTATGACGTGAACCCCAACAGCAGCACCAGCCTGCCGCCGTTGCTCAACACCCGCGAAGACCGCGAAAACCTGCTGCGCTTGCGTGCGCGTCTGGGCATGAAAGCAGTGATCGCGCCGGACTGGACCGCGGGTATTCGCATCGGCACCGGTTCCGACAACAGCCCTGTATCGACCACCCAAACCCTCGGTGGTGGCTTTGGCAAGAAAGACATCTGGCTCGATCAGGGCTACCTTACCTGGAAAGCCACCAACGAGCTGACCCTCACCGGTGGCCGCTTCACCAACCCGTTCTTCTCCACCGACATGCTCTATTCCAACGAGTTGAACTTCGACGGTATTGCGGCGATGTTCGATCACAAGCTCAACCGCGATTGGGGCATGTTCGGCACCGTCGGTGCGTTCCCGATCGAGTACACCAACGACACCAGTTCCAGCAACGGCTTCGACAAGGAAGAAAGCGACAACAAATGGCTGTTCGGCGCACAAATCGGCGCCAACTGGGCGATCAACTCCAGCAACCGGCTCAAAGGTGCGTTGGCCTACTACCGCTTCGATGACATCGAAGGCCAGCGTTCCAGCCCTTGCGAACCCTGGGCCGGAGCGCCGGGCTGCGACAGCGATGGCACCCGTTCGGCCTTCATGCAGAAGGGCAACACTGTGTTCCTGCTGCGTGACATCACGCCGAACCCGCTCAACCCGGCAACCACGCCGCAACCGCAATTCGTCGGCCTGGCCTCGGAGTTCAACCTGCTGGACCTGAACTTTGTCTGGGACAGCGACCTGCCGGAAGACTTCAAGCTGCGCAGCCAGGCCAACTACGTACACAACCTGGGCTACGACGAAGGCGACATGCGCAAGCGTGCGGCGGGGCAGATCGTCAACAACCTCGACAGCGATGGCGACATCGAAAGCGGCGCCAACGCGTGGATGGTGCAGTTCACCCTCGGCAATGCATTGGATATGCGCAAGCAGGGCGACTGGAACCTGTTCGCCGGCTACAAGTACATCCAGCCGGATGCCTTGCCGGACGGTTTCAACGATTCCTCGTTCCACCTGGGCGGTACCAACGCCAAGGGTTATTTCCTGGGCGGCAATTACGGTCTGGCCAAGAACGTCTATGCCACCGGTCGCTGGTTGAGCTCAGAAGCGGTGTACGGCGCGCCGTTTGATATCGACGTCTTGCAGCTTGAGATCAACACGCGCTTCTAAGGCGCAGGGAGAACGTGATGAACAGAAAAATCCTGTTGTTTGCCCTGGGAGCGCTGGTGGCTCAAGGGGCGAGCGCCGAGGGCATGGAGGAACGCCTGCGTACGCAACTGCGCAGCACCACCCAACAGTTGCAAGCCTTGCAAAGCCAGCAGGCCCAGGCCAGTGCCGCACAGGTTGCCGCGCAAACCGAAGCCAAAGCCGCCCAGGCGCAGATCAAGCAATTGACCGCCGAGTTGGCCAGGTACAAGGGCGCGGCCGAGCAACTGGCGAGCCAGCAAGACAGTTTGCAAAGCCAGGCCCAGGCACAGGTGGCGGCCAGTAATGAGCAGATTGGCAAGTTCAAGAAGGCTTACGACGAACTGCTGGTCATGGCTCGCGGTAAAGAAGCCGAACGGGCGCGACTGGAAGCGCAACTGGCCGAACGTGACACACAAATGCAGCAATGTTCGGTCAAGAATCAACAGATGTATGGCGTGGCCAAGGAGATCCTCGCGGCCTACGAAAAAATCGACGTCGCTGAGGTGATGAAGATTCGCCAACCATTCGCCGGCACAGCGCGGGTCAAGTTCGAAGAACTGGCCCAGG of the Pseudomonas sp. MAG733B genome contains:
- a CDS encoding ShlB/FhaC/HecB family hemolysin secretion/activation protein, with translation MDHFFKSRLALWGWLLVTAGVQPAWAEQSAELLEPKPVDVNEYFVRGNTVLDARTIEEAVYPFLGPQKYLADIEGARDALQKAYQAKGYQSVFVELPEQKVEDGIVYLQVSETRIGRVRVVGAKHYSPVEIRDDVPALKEGQVPDFAQVQTELAQLNKNPGRQVMPLVREGQRPGTMDVDLEVEDQDPWQASLGLNNDYSADTEKLRSVASLGYNNLWQLGHSVSLTFFTAPEDTSNAKVWSGSYSAPLSERWSVQFAGYQSDSNVATIGGSNVLGKGHSYGVSAIYTLPSSGNWSNSLSAGIDFKDFDEQLDFAGDSDKVPLKYAPFTFAYNGFRYTESSQLGLGLSLVAGTRSFLGYGSSDEDFDYKRYRASPSFAVLKGDTNYTYTFGNDWQTASKAAFQLASGPLVSNEQFSAGGATSVRGYLAAERTGDDGYLLSQELRTPSLAKYLGTYVQEWRFYAFAEGAQLYLRDELPDQDADYALASVGLGTRASLSKWLSGSLDWGYPLLEGPNTSKQESRLHFNLQATF
- a CDS encoding biopolymer transporter ExbD is translated as MASVNASHDDDDDAAVDSINITPLVDVLMVVLVMFILTATAQVSGIQINLPKASASASLSEAKTKAISVNDGGQVFLDAYPVTLAELEDRLRIEKAQNPDFPVIVRGDATVQYQKVIEVLDLLRRLELSQVGLVTGKPTQG
- a CDS encoding DNA repair protein, translated to MNRKILLFALGALVAQGASAEGMEERLRTQLRSTTQQLQALQSQQAQASAAQVAAQTEAKAAQAQIKQLTAELARYKGAAEQLASQQDSLQSQAQAQVAASNEQIGKFKKAYDELLVMARGKEAERARLEAQLAERDTQMQQCSVKNQQMYGVAKEILAAYEKIDVAEVMKIRQPFAGTARVKFEELAQGFGDELYKTQFDAPQAAVTH
- a CDS encoding energy transducer TonB encodes the protein MTAQLPISPSPVKKSPVRFVKWGAGLLIASVAAWFLWQWANDMSGIRREAPKVPTIIPLPPPPPPPPEKPPEPEPPVEEKVVEPEPTPEPEEIQPEEEAPPSPADDLAKPMDMDANAQTAVGGIPVGKGGGMAGSGGGRLGNGTFSQFMAVSFQRLLRDNPDLRNQAYKAQVDVWLSSSGEISRVELAQSSGNAEVDAQILAALRSAPRMNQRPPASFTVPMRVALQGRRPG
- a CDS encoding putative porin, producing the protein MISNVNRLSLAVGMVIATLVGQAVAAPAPSENATINLIRLLVEQGVLKQDKADKLIAQAQSEADQARKAASAPTAVAATGPTAAPGDVRVQYVPAAVRDQIRDQVKAEVMATAKQENWAQPNTFPDWVSRVSFDGDIRLRDESRYYSGTNSNEIVDFAKLNNNGPYDVNPNSSTSLPPLLNTREDRENLLRLRARLGMKAVIAPDWTAGIRIGTGSDNSPVSTTQTLGGGFGKKDIWLDQGYLTWKATNELTLTGGRFTNPFFSTDMLYSNELNFDGIAAMFDHKLNRDWGMFGTVGAFPIEYTNDTSSSNGFDKEESDNKWLFGAQIGANWAINSSNRLKGALAYYRFDDIEGQRSSPCEPWAGAPGCDSDGTRSAFMQKGNTVFLLRDITPNPLNPATTPQPQFVGLASEFNLLDLNFVWDSDLPEDFKLRSQANYVHNLGYDEGDMRKRAAGQIVNNLDSDGDIESGANAWMVQFTLGNALDMRKQGDWNLFAGYKYIQPDALPDGFNDSSFHLGGTNAKGYFLGGNYGLAKNVYATGRWLSSEAVYGAPFDIDVLQLEINTRF
- a CDS encoding DUF2341 domain-containing protein; this translates as MQRIFLAFLMCLSFVLPATAQAWWQDDWHYRKQVSVDTTPQGAAINEALGRTALLVRLHTGNFTFDGVKEDGSDLRFVAADDKTVLNHQIESFDALMGMALVWVDVPKVEGGQRQDIWMYYGNPKAPATGNGQLTFDPNYTALYHFDGATGTPAKDTTAYGNTAQSATGASIDGVIGRALQFSGQPLLLPASPSLQHNAGSAFTFSAWLKLEQANGEQLILARREGEQSLLVGLNQGMPFVEIDGQRAMSTLPLNPGQWQHLALTAEGSKVSLYINGRETASLALAMPAFNSVMAIGADLSASAYLPFAGAIDELRLSKVARPAAQLLADANSQGAESKLVAYGVDEEQSGYGFGSLGFLLNAVPMDAWVIIAVLVLMMFQSWIIMVRKNRMVSRVTAANEAFREQFAKVGTRLEMFADDQDLAQRLRDSSLWRLYQVAVKEIRTRREQGADTSSVSAATIEAIRCSMDGVRTRENQALSSKLSTLSNAIAGGPYIGLLGTVLGIMVVFLGTAMAGDVNINAIAPGMAAALLATAMGLFVAIPALFGYNRLITRNKEVSADMRVFVDEFITRLAEMHGESQFSESAHRRGNHTIAQHTNAQAPA